A genomic window from Zonotrichia leucophrys gambelii isolate GWCS_2022_RI chromosome 25, RI_Zleu_2.0, whole genome shotgun sequence includes:
- the PMF1 gene encoding polyamine-modulated factor 1 yields MAAAAGGDGGAGGAEGGGADGGDEPAPAAAPGRAQVFSTVVDTFLEKLVAAGSYQRFVSCYRCFYKLQPQLTRSIYDQFISQLQTSIKEEIQEVKNEGNLEGLFSLLDKIVEEAKDREEPAWRPSGVPARDVRSALVPFLLRHRSHLRRALQERQHRSSSLAQEVLKGRDSIAELQQVIQARQEAWQAITKEQRELIMALQELQ; encoded by the exons atggcggcggcggcgggcggcgatGGCGGCGCGGGCGGGGCTGAGGGCGGCGGGGCCGATGGCGGGGACGAGCCCGCaccggcggcggccccggggcgcGCCCAGGTGTTCAGCACCGTGGTGGACACGTTCCTGGAGAAACTGGTGGCCGCCGGGAG CTACCAGAGGTTCGTCAGCTGCTACCGTTGCTTCTACAAGCTGCAGCCGCAGCTGACCAGGAGCATCTACGATCAGTTCATCTCCCAGCTCCAGACGTCCATCAAG GAGGAGATCCAGGAGGTGAAGAATGAAGGGAATCTGGAGGGACTCTTCAGTTTGCTGGATAAGATCGTGGAGGAGGCCAAGGACCGGGAGGAGCCAGCGTG GCGGCCCAGCGGGGTCCCGGCGCGGGACGTGCGCAGCGCCCTGGTGCCGTTCCTGCTGCGCCACCGCTCCCACCTGCGCCGGGCgctgcaggagaggcagcacaggagcagcagcctggcccaggAGGTGctcaagggcagggacagcattgcagagctgcagcaggtgaTCCAGGCTCGCCAGGAGGCCTGGCAG GCAATCACTAAGGAGCAACGAGAACTGATCATGgcactccaggagctccagtgA